A genomic stretch from Dehalococcoidales bacterium includes:
- a CDS encoding cobalamin B12-binding domain-containing protein has translation MRDKKVRVLLAKPGLDGHDRGLKVLARGLRDAGMEVIYLGLRLTPEQIAEAALEEDVDVVGLSCLSGAHMVLFPKTVGLIREKGGGDILFIGGGIIPGKDIPGLEAAGITMVFGPGTPIGEITGFIKERVRRRGVDNQD, from the coding sequence ATGAGAGACAAAAAGGTGCGCGTATTGCTTGCCAAGCCGGGGTTGGATGGTCACGACCGGGGTCTCAAGGTATTGGCCAGGGGACTAAGGGATGCCGGCATGGAGGTGATCTACCTCGGATTACGCCTGACTCCCGAGCAAATCGCCGAGGCGGCGCTGGAAGAGGACGTTGATGTCGTCGGCTTAAGCTGCCTGTCCGGTGCTCATATGGTTCTGTTCCCTAAGACGGTGGGCCTTATTCGGGAGAAGGGTGGTGGGGATATCCTCTTCATCGGCGGTGGCATTATACCCGGGAAAGATATTCCCGGTCTTGAAGCCGCTGGTATCACCATGGTCTTCGGGCCGGGCACACCCATCGGGGAGATTACCGGGTTTATTAAAGAAAGAGTGAGGAGGCGGGGGGTTGATAACCAGGATTGA